One genomic segment of Natrononativus amylolyticus includes these proteins:
- a CDS encoding ABC transporter permease, whose translation MVGDFFTQLLNGLTIGFVYVLLASGLSVIFGVMNVINFAHGELFALGAYFALAIIVPIGGGPGFVAALLIAPLLVGVLGVAIERYTVRPLYGRNPLYHILLTFGLVLVINDLIYIVWGSGSQYFPLPGIFAGTVTVFGFSYAVYNYFMIVFAALLAVGVWALLEYTRFGLIVRAGAQDREMVRNLGIDIDRYYSLVFGLGAALAAVAGIILGGYQTVNPDMGMNIIIPAFVIVVIGGLGSFKGAVVAGLFVGVVQTMLRWQVPILEGLVVFLIMIGILLVRPQGLFGSEAPEDESHGDLIAGSGAAVFDPETRFRLGAVVVALLALVPLGAGTLYSTFIVTLTIEILIWALFALSLDFVMGYTGLVSLGHALFYGTGAYAVMIVLLNVTESAFVAIGAAVAVSALFAWIVGYLSIRVHGVYFAMITLGFAELFYNLLYKFRITGGSDGLFGANALYGFNGVGVRLDDIAIGVGPVALTGNRLYFYIVLAVVIGALLVTRRMMNAPFGSVLVSIRENEQRSTFLGYDVTTYKRRAFVISGALAGLAGGLFTLNWGYVDPSFAYWLRSGEVIVMVILGGMGTLYGPMIGAGVFFGLEHLISGFTTRWRLPLGVLFVLFVLFLPRGFVSLPSKYRSFVGRGGADRDAAEGGAR comes from the coding sequence ATGGTAGGCGATTTCTTCACGCAGCTACTGAACGGGCTCACGATCGGCTTCGTCTACGTTCTGCTGGCGTCGGGGCTCTCCGTCATCTTCGGCGTCATGAACGTCATCAACTTCGCCCACGGCGAACTGTTCGCCCTGGGGGCGTACTTCGCGCTGGCGATCATCGTCCCGATCGGCGGCGGACCGGGGTTCGTCGCCGCGCTCCTCATCGCGCCGCTGCTCGTCGGCGTCCTCGGCGTCGCGATCGAGCGCTACACGGTCAGACCGCTGTACGGGCGGAACCCGCTCTATCACATCCTCCTGACGTTCGGGCTGGTGCTGGTGATCAACGACCTGATCTACATCGTCTGGGGCTCCGGCTCGCAGTACTTCCCGCTCCCCGGTATCTTCGCGGGAACGGTGACCGTCTTCGGGTTCAGCTACGCCGTCTACAACTACTTCATGATCGTCTTCGCGGCCCTCCTCGCCGTCGGCGTCTGGGCGCTGCTCGAGTACACCCGGTTCGGGCTCATCGTCCGTGCGGGCGCCCAGGACCGCGAGATGGTCCGCAACCTCGGCATCGACATCGACCGCTACTACTCGCTGGTGTTCGGCCTGGGCGCCGCGCTCGCGGCCGTCGCCGGCATCATCCTCGGCGGCTACCAGACCGTCAACCCCGACATGGGGATGAACATCATCATCCCGGCGTTCGTCATCGTCGTCATCGGCGGCCTCGGTAGCTTCAAGGGCGCCGTCGTCGCCGGCCTGTTCGTCGGCGTCGTCCAGACGATGCTGCGGTGGCAGGTGCCGATACTCGAGGGGCTGGTCGTCTTTCTGATCATGATCGGCATCCTCCTCGTGCGCCCGCAGGGACTGTTCGGCTCCGAGGCGCCGGAGGACGAGTCTCACGGCGACCTGATCGCAGGCTCCGGAGCGGCGGTGTTCGATCCCGAAACCCGATTCCGACTGGGTGCGGTCGTCGTCGCGCTCCTCGCGCTCGTTCCCCTCGGCGCGGGGACGCTGTACTCGACGTTCATCGTCACGCTCACGATCGAGATCCTCATCTGGGCGCTGTTCGCGCTGAGCCTGGACTTCGTGATGGGGTATACGGGACTCGTTTCGCTGGGTCACGCCCTGTTCTACGGCACCGGTGCCTACGCGGTGATGATCGTCCTGCTCAACGTGACGGAGTCGGCGTTCGTCGCCATCGGCGCGGCCGTCGCGGTCAGCGCGCTGTTCGCCTGGATCGTCGGCTACCTCTCGATCCGGGTCCACGGCGTCTACTTCGCGATGATCACCCTCGGGTTCGCCGAACTGTTCTACAACCTCCTCTACAAGTTCCGGATAACGGGCGGCAGCGACGGGCTGTTCGGGGCGAACGCCCTCTACGGGTTCAACGGCGTGGGCGTCCGCCTCGACGACATCGCGATCGGCGTCGGCCCGGTCGCGCTCACCGGTAACCGGCTGTACTTCTACATCGTCCTCGCGGTCGTCATCGGCGCGCTGTTGGTGACCCGGCGGATGATGAACGCCCCCTTCGGCAGCGTGCTCGTCTCGATCCGCGAGAACGAGCAGCGCTCGACGTTCCTCGGCTACGACGTGACGACGTACAAGCGCCGTGCGTTCGTCATCAGCGGCGCGCTCGCGGGGCTCGCCGGCGGGCTGTTCACGCTGAACTGGGGCTACGTCGACCCCTCGTTCGCCTACTGGCTGCGCTCGGGCGAGGTGATCGTCATGGTGATCCTCGGCGGGATGGGGACGCTGTACGGGCCGATGATCGGCGCGGGCGTCTTCTTCGGCCTCGAGCACCTCATCTCCGGGTTCACGACCCGGTGGCGGCTCCCGCTGGGCGTGCTGTTCGTCCTCTTCGTGCTCTTCTTGCCCCGCGGGTTCGTCTCGCTGCCGAGCAAGTACCGGTCGTTCGTCGGCCGCGGCGGCGCCGACCGTGACGCCGCAGAGGGAGGTGCCCGGTGA
- a CDS encoding ABC transporter ATP-binding protein, whose amino-acid sequence MSRQPSQATDTGSNAAQTSADGELILSTRGLTKRFGQFAAVDDVDLDVRRGEFRSIIGPNGAGKTTLFNLLSGALPATEGSVEFNGEDVTSLSPAERVRRGVGRSFQISNVFGGLTVRENVRLAAQAVHDDYGFLESLFTPTDRFGTMNDRTDRVLEQIQLESVADVKADALAYGDRRRLEIGVVLATDPEIVLFDEPTAGMSVEETRATIDLIEEVLEEQTLLLIEHDIELVMTLSDRITVLNRGEILAEGPPDAIAANETVQEAYLGGMVE is encoded by the coding sequence ATGAGCCGCCAGCCGTCCCAGGCCACCGACACCGGGTCGAACGCGGCGCAGACGAGCGCCGACGGTGAACTCATCCTCTCGACGCGCGGGTTGACGAAGCGATTCGGGCAGTTCGCCGCGGTCGACGACGTCGACCTCGACGTCCGCCGCGGCGAGTTCCGCAGCATCATCGGCCCCAACGGCGCGGGCAAGACCACGCTGTTCAACCTGCTGTCGGGGGCGCTGCCGGCGACCGAGGGCTCCGTCGAGTTCAACGGCGAGGACGTCACCTCGCTGTCGCCCGCAGAGCGAGTTCGGCGGGGGGTCGGCCGCTCGTTCCAGATCTCGAACGTCTTCGGCGGGCTCACCGTCCGCGAGAACGTCCGTCTGGCCGCCCAGGCGGTCCACGACGACTACGGCTTCCTCGAGTCGCTGTTCACCCCGACCGACCGCTTCGGGACGATGAACGACCGGACCGACCGGGTCCTCGAGCAGATCCAGCTCGAGTCGGTCGCGGACGTGAAAGCCGACGCGCTGGCGTACGGCGACCGGCGCCGTCTCGAGATCGGCGTCGTCCTCGCGACCGATCCCGAGATCGTGCTGTTCGACGAGCCGACCGCCGGGATGAGCGTCGAGGAGACCCGGGCGACGATCGATCTCATCGAGGAGGTGCTCGAGGAACAGACGCTGTTGCTGATCGAACACGACATCGAACTCGTCATGACGCTCTCCGACCGAATCACCGTACTGAACCGCGGCGAGATCCTCGCGGAGGGGCCGCCCGACGCGATCGCAGCGAACGAAACCGTCCAGGAGGCGTACCTCGGAGGGATGGTCGAATGA
- a CDS encoding ABC transporter ATP-binding protein: MSDDTAGSATPDPLLVLEDVDAGYGETQVLRELSMSVGRGEIVSLIGRNGAGKTTTLRSIVGTIAPTAGTISYDGTDVTGWSSTKTAQLGISLVPEERRIFPELTVRENLRLASYGGSDDNDGITVEEALGMFENLEERQDNDGSALSGGEQQMLAIARALVGGADCILLDEPTEGLAPFIVQDVVDIVRELNERGITVLLVEQNVHVALDLADRHYVLNQGEIVYHGTSADLEEDQDVLDRYLGVTA, from the coding sequence ATGAGCGACGATACCGCCGGGTCGGCGACTCCCGACCCCCTGCTCGTTCTCGAGGACGTCGACGCCGGCTACGGCGAAACGCAGGTGCTTCGCGAGCTGTCGATGTCGGTCGGCCGCGGTGAGATCGTCTCGCTCATCGGTCGCAACGGCGCCGGGAAGACGACGACCCTGCGCTCGATCGTCGGCACGATCGCCCCGACGGCTGGAACGATCAGCTACGACGGGACGGACGTCACGGGCTGGTCGTCGACGAAGACCGCACAGCTCGGCATCTCACTGGTTCCCGAAGAGCGCCGGATCTTCCCCGAGCTGACGGTCCGGGAGAACCTTCGGCTGGCCTCCTACGGCGGCAGCGACGACAACGACGGCATCACCGTCGAGGAGGCTCTCGGGATGTTCGAGAACCTCGAGGAGCGCCAGGACAACGACGGCTCCGCGCTCTCGGGCGGCGAACAGCAGATGCTCGCTATCGCCCGCGCCCTGGTCGGCGGCGCCGACTGCATCCTGCTCGACGAGCCGACCGAGGGGCTCGCGCCGTTCATCGTTCAGGACGTCGTCGACATCGTCCGCGAACTCAACGAGCGCGGTATCACCGTCCTGCTCGTCGAACAGAACGTCCACGTCGCCCTCGACCTCGCGGACCGCCACTACGTGCTCAACCAGGGCGAGATCGTCTATCACGGGACGAGCGCGGATCTCGAAGAGGATCAGGACGTGCTCGACCGGTACCTCGGGGTCACCGCCTGA
- a CDS encoding J domain-containing protein translates to MTEDLDFYDLLDIPTDASQDDVKQAFREQVRVYHPDLNDDERARAQFTALKKAYDILGDPVERQAYDRLGHAEYVAKRTSGLPSPDVWKSAADSSDDQSSEPTATDDSSASRSRATASATASGSATASQAASSAGHSTRTGHSTRGASAGGNANGDRTGHARTRRTSAEATTEGAGATRERPADGDGESRTAVGRWWHRRNFAWPLIWLSILTYVAGLAHFALENAGPLEELRAALAAAGTDPAALWAVLSSAGTGLESVFDFLAGVELVAPPLPALEWYGVLAGIVALPALGLLAARVGWREDTWGPVSIDETIVFAAALGVATTLLAGPLLAGAVLMPLLFGVVVHRTRQLPGWAPSYGYVCAVAVPLLALAAGAAGYASLPTDLLAFVLVPLTGAFGLPLRVGVRKRFGR, encoded by the coding sequence ATGACAGAGGACCTGGATTTCTACGACCTGCTCGACATTCCGACGGACGCCTCCCAGGACGACGTCAAGCAGGCGTTTCGCGAACAGGTCCGGGTCTACCACCCCGACCTGAACGACGACGAGCGCGCTCGAGCGCAGTTTACCGCCCTCAAAAAGGCGTACGACATTCTCGGCGACCCCGTCGAACGGCAGGCGTACGACCGCCTCGGTCACGCCGAGTACGTCGCCAAGCGGACCTCCGGACTTCCCTCCCCCGACGTCTGGAAGTCCGCCGCCGACAGCAGCGACGACCAGTCCTCGGAACCGACCGCCACCGACGACTCGTCGGCCTCCCGCTCGCGGGCGACGGCCTCGGCGACCGCGTCGGGGTCAGCCACCGCCTCGCAGGCGGCCTCGAGCGCCGGGCACTCGACGCGAACCGGCCACTCGACGCGAGGCGCGAGTGCGGGCGGTAACGCGAACGGCGACCGGACTGGGCACGCCCGGACCCGCCGGACGTCGGCGGAGGCAACGACTGAAGGGGCGGGCGCGACTCGCGAGCGACCGGCCGACGGCGACGGCGAGTCGCGAACCGCCGTCGGCCGCTGGTGGCACCGCCGAAACTTCGCGTGGCCGTTGATCTGGCTCTCGATTCTGACGTACGTCGCCGGACTCGCTCACTTCGCCCTCGAGAACGCGGGCCCGCTCGAGGAACTGCGTGCGGCGCTCGCGGCTGCGGGAACCGACCCGGCCGCCCTGTGGGCGGTGCTCTCGAGCGCGGGGACCGGCCTCGAGTCCGTGTTCGACTTCCTCGCGGGCGTCGAACTCGTCGCGCCGCCGCTCCCCGCGCTCGAGTGGTACGGCGTACTCGCCGGAATCGTCGCCCTCCCCGCACTCGGCCTGCTCGCGGCCCGGGTCGGCTGGCGGGAGGACACCTGGGGGCCCGTCTCGATCGACGAGACGATCGTCTTCGCGGCCGCACTCGGCGTCGCGACGACGCTGCTCGCCGGACCGCTGCTCGCGGGTGCCGTGCTCATGCCGCTGCTGTTCGGCGTCGTCGTCCACCGCACGCGCCAGCTTCCCGGCTGGGCGCCGTCGTACGGCTACGTCTGTGCGGTCGCCGTTCCTCTGTTGGCTCTCGCGGCGGGAGCCGCCGGCTACGCGTCGCTGCCGACGGATCTGCTCGCATTCGTCCTCGTCCCGCTGACGGGTGCGTTCGGTCTGCCGCTGCGGGTCGGCGTGCGCAAACGGTTCGGCCGCTAG
- a CDS encoding uracil-DNA glycosylase family protein, translating to MKNVTDRSSNPFGMRPPFERNDPDSVPAVFGYGDANADFHVIGDHPGVHGGETTGVPFTETESGEAIQELARDVGFASGPEDQPVLSNLFCSYLHMCSLPQSREPTPEEYAELERYFDAELRAINAHILLPVGERATDHVLEEYTTQRHRFDLDMAALHALEIRGRGFMVVPIREPSEWEEGDREAIHDRLEAILAADYRQTKGVATLVG from the coding sequence GTGAAGAACGTTACCGACCGCTCGAGCAACCCGTTCGGCATGCGCCCTCCGTTCGAACGAAACGACCCCGACAGCGTGCCCGCCGTCTTCGGCTACGGCGACGCGAACGCCGACTTCCACGTCATCGGCGACCATCCGGGCGTCCACGGCGGTGAGACGACCGGCGTTCCGTTCACCGAAACCGAAAGCGGCGAGGCGATTCAGGAACTCGCCCGCGACGTCGGTTTCGCCAGCGGCCCCGAGGATCAGCCGGTGCTCTCGAACCTCTTTTGCAGCTATCTCCACATGTGCTCCCTTCCCCAGAGTCGGGAGCCGACCCCCGAGGAGTACGCCGAGCTCGAGCGCTACTTCGACGCCGAGTTGCGCGCGATCAACGCCCACATCCTGCTGCCTGTCGGCGAGCGGGCGACCGACCACGTCCTCGAGGAGTACACGACCCAGCGCCACCGCTTCGACCTCGACATGGCGGCGCTGCACGCCCTCGAGATCCGCGGACGCGGGTTCATGGTCGTTCCGATCCGCGAACCGAGCGAGTGGGAGGAGGGCGACCGCGAGGCGATCCACGACCGCCTCGAGGCGATCCTCGCCGCCGATTACAGACAGACGAAGGGCGTGGCGACGCTCGTCGGCTAG
- a CDS encoding CopG family ribbon-helix-helix protein, producing MRTSLNVPEEMLAEFDAVWQSEGLDSRSRALREAIQEYVESHNRLEAATGTVVATVVFDYVHDEIIEELHTVQHEFQAEIDTTCHVHHGEWCLETVFCHGSAERVRRLVYRLKDFDAVGRVTVTLLQADRPRGE from the coding sequence ATGCGAACGAGCCTCAACGTTCCCGAGGAGATGCTCGCGGAGTTCGACGCCGTCTGGCAGTCAGAGGGACTCGATTCCCGCTCGCGGGCGCTCCGCGAGGCGATCCAGGAGTACGTCGAGTCGCACAACCGCCTCGAGGCCGCGACCGGCACCGTCGTGGCGACGGTCGTCTTCGACTACGTCCACGACGAGATCATCGAGGAACTCCACACCGTCCAGCACGAGTTCCAGGCGGAGATCGACACGACCTGTCACGTCCACCACGGCGAGTGGTGTCTCGAGACGGTGTTCTGTCACGGCTCCGCCGAGCGTGTCCGACGGCTGGTCTACCGGCTGAAGGACTTCGACGCGGTCGGCCGGGTGACGGTGACGCTGTTACAGGCCGACCGACCTCGAGGCGAGTGA
- a CDS encoding AsnC family transcriptional regulator codes for MRTLDETDLEILHLLVEDARRPYSEIADRVDVSAPTVSDRIDRLVDLGVVRGFTADVDHASITGGTDVLLDLECRPGAGDRTADRLAAAESVEHVFETADERVLAVATVQQGRAKRLLAEAVDLEWLRRYRVHLLADRSWTPTVGSPDLALSCAECDNTVGADGVSSRIDGELYHFCCPTCRSTFEDRYDRFADSA; via the coding sequence ATGCGAACGCTGGACGAGACGGACCTCGAGATCCTCCACCTGCTCGTCGAAGACGCCAGGCGGCCGTACAGCGAGATCGCCGACCGGGTCGACGTCTCCGCGCCCACGGTTTCCGACCGGATCGACCGCCTCGTCGACCTCGGCGTCGTCCGGGGGTTCACCGCCGACGTCGATCACGCCTCGATCACCGGCGGTACCGACGTGTTGCTCGACCTCGAGTGTCGTCCGGGCGCCGGCGACCGCACCGCCGACCGGCTGGCGGCGGCCGAGTCGGTCGAACACGTCTTCGAGACCGCCGACGAGAGGGTGCTCGCCGTCGCGACCGTCCAGCAGGGGCGGGCGAAACGGCTGCTGGCCGAGGCAGTCGACCTCGAGTGGCTCCGGCGCTACCGGGTCCACCTGCTCGCCGACCGATCGTGGACGCCGACGGTCGGTTCGCCCGACCTCGCGCTCTCGTGTGCCGAGTGCGACAACACCGTGGGCGCCGACGGCGTCTCGAGCCGGATCGACGGCGAGCTGTACCACTTCTGCTGTCCGACCTGCCGGTCGACGTTCGAGGACCGGTACGACCGGTTCGCCGACTCCGCCTGA
- a CDS encoding peroxidase-related enzyme (This protein belongs to a clade of uncharacterized proteins related to peroxidases such as the alkylhydroperoxidase AhpD.) — MTDVDPMTRFPVPEEESLPEDLRERIDEETERAGFTPNVFLAYAYRPSHFRAFFGYYDALIEDTELTRREIEMIIVAVSGANDCYYCNVAHGALVRLYGDDPLLADQLVANYRNADVDERHRAMLDLAVKLTESQAEVEEADLARLEEHGFSRRAIWDVGSVAAFFNLSNRMAQLADMRPNEEFHTLGR; from the coding sequence ATGACGGACGTCGATCCGATGACGCGGTTTCCGGTGCCAGAGGAGGAGTCGCTCCCCGAAGACCTCAGAGAGCGTATCGACGAGGAAACCGAACGCGCCGGGTTCACGCCGAACGTGTTCCTGGCGTACGCCTACCGCCCCTCGCACTTCCGGGCGTTCTTCGGCTACTACGACGCGCTGATCGAGGACACCGAACTCACCCGCCGGGAGATCGAGATGATCATCGTCGCCGTCAGCGGCGCGAACGACTGCTACTACTGCAACGTCGCCCACGGCGCGCTCGTGCGGCTCTACGGCGACGACCCGCTGCTCGCGGACCAGCTCGTGGCCAACTACCGCAACGCCGACGTCGACGAGCGCCACCGCGCGATGCTCGACCTTGCCGTGAAGCTCACCGAGTCCCAGGCGGAAGTCGAGGAGGCCGACCTGGCGCGACTCGAGGAGCACGGCTTCAGCCGGCGAGCGATCTGGGACGTCGGCTCCGTGGCGGCGTTTTTCAACCTCTCGAACCGGATGGCCCAGCTGGCCGACATGCGGCCCAACGAGGAGTTCCACACCCTCGGGCGCTAA
- a CDS encoding metal-dependent hydrolase codes for MYQLGHYGAALLAYAPLGGAVALAGYEPAAVIGALVCVSLSTLPDCDHRLPMIEHRGPTHTLLFAVLVGAGLAAAAAMLVGSASPIDVGVVGFAFLVGTLSIGSHLAADALTPMGIRPFWPLSRRRYTLALTRAANPIANYVLFALGVVAFVTVAALVVAL; via the coding sequence ATGTACCAGCTCGGCCACTACGGCGCGGCCCTCCTCGCGTACGCGCCTCTCGGTGGCGCCGTCGCGCTTGCGGGCTACGAACCCGCCGCGGTCATCGGGGCGCTCGTCTGCGTCTCCCTGTCGACGCTTCCCGACTGCGACCACCGGCTGCCGATGATCGAACACCGCGGGCCGACGCACACCCTCCTGTTCGCCGTCCTCGTCGGGGCTGGTCTCGCCGCCGCGGCGGCGATGCTCGTCGGCTCCGCCTCGCCGATCGACGTCGGCGTCGTCGGGTTCGCCTTCCTCGTCGGCACGCTGTCGATCGGGTCGCACCTGGCGGCCGATGCGCTCACGCCGATGGGAATCCGCCCGTTCTGGCCGCTGTCGCGCCGACGGTACACGCTGGCGCTGACTCGAGCCGCGAACCCGATCGCGAACTACGTCCTGTTCGCACTCGGCGTCGTCGCGTTCGTCACCGTCGCGGCGCTCGTCGTCGCACTCTGA
- a CDS encoding cytochrome oxidase assembly protein, whose amino-acid sequence MSYDSYTSDSSSTLLGRFDFRHLLTLTLVLVAATILLGVAARATGSGLACEANWPQCDAGPYNLLPANLPSFYEWIHRFVAMFAGFAIVGTAAAAALASSVDRRVTGLVVVGTILTPIQVILGRETVLQYELEILSLHFWTAVLIFVLFVVATVIVWRSRLRARHVTIALGTGAVMVPLHVAFSPLFITDITTYSPSIQTAQYGITLALLAAVTTATMVGWRRFDQRLLTGLFLALPALAMLVLFLGRRAVMTLSPVLDLVYVATAGALFAAFVAGIWLVRERVEPNGSASA is encoded by the coding sequence GTGTCGTACGACAGTTACACCTCCGATTCGTCATCGACGCTGCTCGGGCGGTTCGACTTCCGGCACCTCCTGACGCTGACGCTCGTTCTCGTCGCGGCGACGATCTTACTCGGCGTCGCCGCGCGAGCGACGGGGTCGGGACTCGCCTGCGAGGCCAACTGGCCCCAGTGTGACGCCGGCCCGTACAACCTGCTCCCGGCGAATCTGCCGAGTTTCTACGAGTGGATCCACCGCTTCGTCGCGATGTTCGCCGGCTTCGCGATCGTCGGTACCGCCGCGGCCGCGGCGCTCGCCTCGAGCGTCGACCGCCGCGTCACGGGGCTGGTCGTCGTCGGAACGATCCTGACGCCGATCCAGGTGATCCTCGGCCGCGAGACGGTTCTCCAGTACGAACTCGAGATCCTCTCGCTGCACTTCTGGACGGCCGTCCTCATCTTCGTGCTGTTCGTCGTGGCGACCGTCATCGTGTGGCGCTCCCGACTCCGGGCGAGACACGTCACGATCGCACTCGGAACCGGAGCGGTGATGGTGCCGCTGCACGTCGCGTTCAGCCCGCTGTTCATCACCGACATCACCACCTACTCGCCGTCGATCCAGACCGCCCAGTACGGTATCACCCTCGCGTTGCTCGCGGCCGTCACCACCGCCACCATGGTCGGCTGGCGCCGGTTCGACCAGCGGCTGCTGACCGGGCTGTTCCTCGCGCTCCCCGCCCTCGCGATGCTCGTCCTCTTTCTCGGCCGGCGGGCCGTGATGACGCTCTCGCCGGTCCTCGATCTCGTCTACGTCGCGACGGCGGGGGCGCTGTTCGCCGCGTTCGTCGCCGGAATCTGGCTCGTTCGCGAGAGAGTGGAGCCGAACGGCTCCGCCAGCGCGTAG
- a CDS encoding M24 family metallopeptidase has product MEQEKLERLETYLEATGLESVWFARPNAFAWLTGGSNVVDRETDAGVAAVGYDGEDVTVLTDTIEAPRIADEELPDLEGAAVESYPWYESSLAEALADRVDAPAAADVDVPGFDRVDPTPLRQPLTETDRERYRQLSRQTADAVEAVCRELQPGDREHEVASALLVALSARKIEAPVVLVGGAERAQRHRHYTPTDAELGEYALVSVTTQRRGLHASCSRTVAFDPPAWLEERTGYAARVETTALAATREAAASGGTAGDVFGEIQNAYDAVGFDGEWERHHQGGAAGFSGREWIATPDHEASVEAPMAYAWNPTIQGAKSEDTVLVDDGGEGSEAFDILTETGDWPTETVRAVGSDLELERPAVLSLES; this is encoded by the coding sequence ATGGAACAGGAGAAACTCGAGCGACTCGAGACCTACCTCGAGGCGACCGGCCTCGAGTCGGTCTGGTTCGCCCGTCCGAACGCGTTCGCGTGGCTCACCGGCGGGAGCAACGTCGTCGACCGCGAGACCGACGCCGGCGTCGCTGCCGTCGGCTACGACGGGGAGGATGTCACTGTACTCACCGACACGATCGAGGCGCCCCGCATCGCAGACGAAGAGCTCCCGGATCTCGAGGGCGCCGCCGTCGAGTCCTACCCGTGGTACGAGTCCTCGCTCGCCGAGGCGCTCGCCGACCGCGTCGACGCACCCGCCGCGGCCGACGTCGACGTCCCCGGCTTCGACCGCGTCGATCCGACACCGCTGCGCCAGCCCCTGACGGAAACCGACCGCGAGCGCTACCGCCAGCTCTCCCGACAGACCGCCGACGCCGTCGAGGCCGTCTGTCGCGAACTCCAGCCCGGCGACCGCGAGCACGAGGTCGCCTCGGCGCTGCTGGTGGCGCTCTCGGCCCGGAAAATCGAGGCGCCGGTGGTGCTCGTCGGCGGCGCCGAGCGCGCCCAGCGCCACCGCCACTACACGCCGACGGACGCCGAACTCGGCGAGTACGCGCTGGTGTCGGTGACGACCCAGCGCCGCGGACTCCACGCGAGCTGTAGCCGCACGGTCGCCTTCGATCCGCCCGCCTGGCTCGAGGAACGAACCGGGTACGCCGCCCGCGTCGAGACGACGGCGCTGGCGGCGACCCGCGAGGCGGCCGCCAGCGGGGGGACGGCCGGCGACGTCTTCGGGGAGATTCAGAACGCCTACGACGCGGTCGGCTTCGACGGCGAGTGGGAACGCCACCACCAGGGCGGCGCCGCCGGGTTCTCGGGACGGGAGTGGATCGCGACGCCGGATCACGAGGCGTCCGTCGAAGCGCCGATGGCCTACGCCTGGAACCCGACGATCCAGGGCGCCAAGAGCGAGGATACGGTCCTCGTCGACGACGGTGGCGAGGGGAGCGAGGCGTTCGACATTCTCACGGAAACCGGCGACTGGCCGACGGAGACGGTCCGCGCCGTCGGCTCCGACCTCGAACTCGAGCGCCCGGCGGTGCTCTCCCTCGAGTCGTAG